One Aliidiomarina minuta genomic region harbors:
- the gspG gene encoding type II secretion system major pseudopilin GspG: MKMQKQRGFSLLELMVVLVILGILASMIVPNVMGSRDEGERQKVISDIVALENALDMYRLDNGIYPTTEQGLDALVNEPRMDPQPRRYRQGGYIRRLPRDPWGNDYQLLNPGQYNNIDIFSAGPDGQAGTDDDIGNWNLDEYQN; the protein is encoded by the coding sequence ATGAAGATGCAAAAACAACGCGGTTTTTCATTACTGGAATTAATGGTAGTTCTGGTCATTCTGGGAATCCTGGCAAGTATGATAGTACCCAACGTCATGGGCAGCCGTGACGAAGGTGAACGCCAGAAAGTAATTTCGGACATAGTAGCGCTGGAAAATGCGCTGGATATGTATCGTCTGGACAACGGTATTTACCCGACTACTGAACAGGGTCTGGACGCATTGGTTAATGAACCGCGTATGGACCCACAGCCGCGACGCTATCGCCAGGGTGGTTATATACGCCGTTTGCCACGCGACCCCTGGGGCAATGACTATCAGTTACTGAACCCGGGTCAGTACAATAATATCGATATATTTTCAGCAGGTCCGGATGGTCAGGCAGGTACTGATGACGACATTGGTAACTGGAATCTGGATGAATACCAGAATTAA
- the gspF gene encoding type II secretion system inner membrane protein GspF — translation MAAFEYQAMDVKGRRKKGVLDGDTERQVRQQLREQGLIPLTISEAGADQKGPQKRRSFFQPRVSASDLALITRQLATLVASSLPLEQALLAVAEQTEKPRLQRMLMAVRSKVVEGYTLAEGMRDFPQIFDELFCAMVAAGEKSGHLDEVLNRLADYTEQRQQTRSQIQQASVYPGVLTVVALAVIIFLLASVVPEIVDQFADQGQELPGVTLFLIAISDFIRDYGLLLGLAILLSIVLFKQALRKPAFRYKVHRKLLFMPFFGRIIRGLNTARFARTLSILTASAVPLLDGLKITASVMSNLRMREVVEDACDRVREGTSLRASLAHSKLFPPMMLHMIASGEKSGELEQMLKRCADNQDNEFAALVNVSLKIFEPALIVSMAGIVLFIVLAIIQPILALNQQVGF, via the coding sequence ATGGCAGCTTTTGAATATCAGGCCATGGATGTCAAAGGAAGGCGTAAAAAGGGCGTACTGGACGGGGACACCGAGCGTCAGGTTCGACAACAGCTGCGTGAACAGGGTCTTATTCCACTGACAATAAGCGAAGCAGGCGCGGACCAGAAAGGGCCGCAGAAGAGACGCAGCTTTTTCCAGCCACGGGTCAGTGCCAGCGATCTTGCTTTGATTACTCGCCAGCTGGCAACCCTGGTGGCTTCCAGTTTGCCGTTGGAACAAGCTTTGCTGGCGGTTGCAGAACAAACTGAAAAACCACGCCTTCAGCGTATGCTGATGGCCGTTCGCAGTAAGGTGGTTGAAGGTTATACGCTGGCCGAAGGCATGCGTGACTTTCCGCAGATTTTCGACGAACTGTTTTGCGCTATGGTAGCGGCCGGGGAAAAGTCAGGGCACCTGGATGAAGTCCTTAATCGCCTGGCTGACTATACGGAACAACGACAGCAAACCCGCAGTCAAATCCAGCAGGCGTCGGTTTATCCCGGCGTTTTGACGGTAGTAGCTCTGGCGGTAATTATCTTTTTGCTGGCCTCTGTAGTACCTGAGATTGTTGACCAGTTTGCCGATCAGGGACAGGAGTTGCCCGGTGTGACCCTGTTTCTGATTGCGATCAGTGACTTTATCCGCGACTACGGGCTGCTACTGGGGCTCGCTATACTGTTAAGCATTGTGCTTTTTAAGCAGGCACTGCGAAAGCCGGCTTTTCGCTATAAGGTGCATCGTAAATTGCTTTTCATGCCGTTTTTTGGACGTATTATAAGAGGCCTGAACACAGCACGCTTTGCCCGTACTTTAAGTATTTTAACCGCTTCCGCGGTGCCTTTGCTGGATGGCTTGAAAATAACAGCTTCTGTGATGAGTAACCTGCGTATGCGGGAAGTGGTTGAAGATGCCTGTGATCGGGTGCGCGAGGGTACCAGTCTGCGGGCATCACTGGCGCACAGTAAGTTATTTCCACCGATGATGTTACATATGATTGCGTCCGGTGAAAAAAGTGGTGAACTGGAACAAATGCTAAAACGTTGTGCTGATAATCAGGACAACGAGTTTGCGGCCTTAGTGAATGTCAGCCTTAAAATATTTGAACCAGCTCTGATTGTGAGCATGGCTGGTATCGTGTTATTCATTGTACTCGCCATTATTCAGCCGATACTGGCGCTTAATCAACAGGTAGGTTTTTAA
- the gspE gene encoding type II secretion system ATPase GspE, giving the protein MTEASATPIFTRLPFAFAKRYGVVLMQMEEQVVVHCRPSVTPHALHEVRRLLGRAYKVERHSEAEFEALLTRAYQRDSSEAKQLMEDIGNEVNLFSLADEMPQTEDLLESEDDAPIIKLINAMLSEAIKEGASDIHIETFEKDLLVRFRIDGVLREILRPNRKLASLLVSRIKVMAQLDIAEKRLPQDGRISLLIAGRAVDVRVSTMPSNHGERVVLRLLDKNNARLRLKQLGMTEKNREIFAELIHKPHGIILVTGPTGSGKSTTLYAGLSEINSKDRNILTVEDPIEYAIDGIGQMQVNARVDMTFARGLRAILRQDPDVVMVGEIRDAETAQIGVQASLTGHLVLSTLHTNTAAGAITRLEDMGIEPFLLSSSLLAVVSQRLVRTVCPVCREAYQPSAEERELLGLAVDQEIDDIYRPVGCDKCNHTGYKGRTGIHEMLVVDDQIREHVHNGKGEQAIERYARTRFPSIRQDGRDKILLGITTLEEVMRVTREE; this is encoded by the coding sequence ATGACGGAAGCTTCCGCGACTCCTATCTTCACTCGCCTGCCATTTGCTTTTGCTAAGCGTTATGGGGTTGTGCTCATGCAGATGGAAGAGCAGGTGGTGGTGCATTGTCGCCCTTCGGTGACGCCTCATGCGTTACATGAAGTACGACGTTTACTGGGTCGTGCTTATAAAGTGGAACGCCATTCTGAAGCGGAGTTTGAAGCCTTACTGACCCGAGCTTATCAGCGCGACTCTTCGGAAGCGAAACAGCTGATGGAAGATATCGGAAATGAAGTCAATTTATTTTCATTAGCAGATGAAATGCCGCAAACCGAGGACCTGCTGGAAAGCGAAGACGATGCGCCGATCATTAAATTGATTAACGCGATGCTCAGCGAGGCTATTAAAGAAGGTGCTTCAGATATTCATATTGAAACCTTTGAGAAAGACCTGCTGGTGCGTTTTCGTATCGACGGTGTATTGCGTGAAATCCTGCGTCCCAACCGTAAACTGGCATCTTTGCTGGTATCGCGCATTAAAGTCATGGCACAGCTGGATATCGCCGAGAAACGACTGCCGCAGGATGGTCGTATTTCTTTATTAATTGCTGGTCGGGCTGTCGATGTGCGGGTTTCTACGATGCCTTCGAATCACGGTGAGCGGGTGGTGTTGCGGCTGCTGGATAAAAATAATGCCCGCCTGCGTTTAAAGCAATTGGGCATGACAGAAAAAAATCGTGAAATATTTGCTGAACTTATTCATAAGCCACACGGTATTATTCTGGTTACCGGGCCTACCGGGTCAGGTAAGAGTACAACCCTGTATGCAGGTCTCAGCGAAATTAACTCCAAAGATCGCAATATTCTGACCGTCGAAGACCCTATTGAATATGCTATTGACGGTATTGGTCAAATGCAGGTCAACGCGCGGGTTGATATGACCTTTGCGCGGGGATTACGGGCCATCTTGCGGCAGGATCCAGATGTAGTCATGGTAGGTGAAATACGTGACGCCGAGACTGCCCAAATTGGTGTCCAGGCCAGTTTAACCGGGCACCTGGTGCTTTCGACATTGCATACGAATACTGCGGCCGGTGCTATTACGCGTCTGGAAGATATGGGCATCGAGCCTTTTTTATTGTCATCCAGCCTGTTGGCAGTGGTGTCGCAGCGACTTGTACGTACCGTATGTCCGGTCTGTCGCGAAGCGTATCAGCCTTCAGCAGAAGAACGCGAACTGCTGGGGTTGGCGGTCGATCAGGAAATTGATGATATTTATCGTCCGGTTGGTTGCGATAAATGCAACCACACGGGTTACAAAGGACGTACAGGTATTCATGAAATGCTGGTAGTCGATGATCAGATTCGTGAGCACGTGCACAATGGTAAGGGTGAACAGGCGATCGAACGATATGCCCGCACGCGCTTTCCCAGCATCCGTCAGGATGGACGGGATAAAATTTTACTGGGTATCACCACGCTGGAAGAAGTCATGCGTGTGACCCGCGAGGAATAA
- the gspD gene encoding type II secretion system secretin GspD: MNLIKAITGALLAATLATSGALSAQEQEEFSASFKNTDINEFIQAVSRNLERTIIIHPEVRGRINVRSYDVMTEDQYYQFFLNVLEVYGYAAIESDNGELKVIRDRDSRNAAIPVVDDDESVGATLITRVIPVENVSVRELAPLLRQLNDQSGGGNVVSYDPSNVIMMTGRASVINRLVQIIERVDRAGDQDVERIELQHASAAEMVRIAQSIFNPQGSSGNTPELLLPRIVADERTNSVLVSGEPRVRTRVRRLIEELDAELESTGNTQVFYLKYAQAEDMVNVLRGMSDTIIAEEQRQSSGGSNGSGQQRGAQQGRGMMGNQVSIEAHESTNALVITAQPDMLRSFEGVIRQLDIRRAQVLVEAIIVEVFEGDGINFGVQWASEDFGLMQHTNGNQVPLGQLGVAAEAARTQRGSETVRVDNAGNEFTTREPDRRGDYSMLAGLLSQANGLMLGTARDGWAAVVQAVSTDTNSNILSAPSITTMDNQEANILVGQDVPTLTGSTPGSNNENPFQTIDRTEIGIRLRVTPQINEGDSVQLKIEQEVSSLAGATAVDITINKRELNTTVLARDGETIVLGGLIDEDVQESLSKVPILGDIPILGHLFKSTSVTTRKRNLMIFIRPTIIRDDYLMDQLSSRKYSYIRAQQISQREQGLSLRQDSRIPVLPEWEEHKLLPPGFEPYLEDDRVEEEPPERNEEQDEERDEEEEE, from the coding sequence ATGAATTTGATAAAAGCAATAACAGGAGCCCTGCTAGCGGCTACATTAGCGACTTCGGGCGCTTTATCCGCGCAGGAACAGGAAGAGTTTTCGGCCAGCTTTAAAAATACTGATATTAATGAATTTATTCAGGCAGTAAGTCGCAACCTGGAACGAACCATTATTATTCATCCTGAAGTGCGTGGGCGCATTAATGTGCGCAGCTATGATGTGATGACTGAAGATCAGTATTATCAATTTTTCCTGAACGTGCTGGAAGTTTATGGTTACGCCGCAATTGAGTCTGACAACGGCGAACTAAAAGTTATTCGTGACCGCGATTCCAGAAATGCAGCCATTCCTGTGGTTGATGACGACGAATCGGTGGGCGCTACCCTGATTACCCGGGTGATACCGGTAGAGAACGTGTCGGTTCGTGAGCTGGCACCTTTGTTACGCCAGTTAAATGATCAGTCCGGTGGCGGTAACGTGGTTAGTTACGATCCTTCTAACGTGATTATGATGACGGGTCGTGCATCAGTAATTAATCGTCTGGTACAAATCATTGAGCGCGTTGACCGGGCGGGTGATCAGGATGTAGAACGTATCGAATTGCAGCATGCATCAGCAGCTGAAATGGTGCGCATAGCACAAAGTATTTTTAATCCTCAGGGCTCGTCGGGCAATACGCCGGAGCTGCTACTCCCTCGTATTGTCGCTGACGAACGCACCAACAGCGTGTTGGTGAGCGGCGAGCCGCGGGTACGAACTCGGGTAAGACGCTTAATTGAAGAACTGGATGCAGAACTTGAAAGTACCGGTAACACCCAGGTTTTTTATCTGAAATATGCGCAGGCTGAAGACATGGTTAATGTACTGCGCGGCATGAGCGATACCATTATTGCCGAAGAACAGCGGCAGAGCAGTGGTGGCAGTAACGGATCGGGTCAGCAGCGAGGTGCTCAGCAAGGTCGTGGCATGATGGGAAATCAGGTCAGCATAGAAGCCCATGAAAGCACCAACGCTCTGGTGATAACAGCGCAGCCGGATATGTTGCGCTCTTTTGAAGGTGTTATTCGCCAGCTAGATATTCGTCGTGCTCAGGTATTGGTTGAAGCTATCATTGTTGAGGTATTTGAGGGTGACGGTATTAATTTTGGTGTGCAGTGGGCAAGTGAAGACTTTGGCCTGATGCAACACACCAATGGCAATCAGGTTCCTTTAGGGCAATTGGGTGTGGCTGCCGAAGCAGCGCGCACGCAGCGTGGTAGTGAGACGGTTCGTGTCGACAATGCGGGTAACGAGTTCACCACCCGGGAGCCGGATCGCCGGGGTGATTATTCAATGCTGGCGGGGCTGCTGAGCCAGGCAAACGGCCTGATGCTGGGGACTGCACGAGACGGTTGGGCAGCGGTTGTTCAGGCCGTGTCTACAGATACCAACTCAAATATTCTGTCGGCGCCAAGCATTACTACGATGGACAATCAGGAAGCGAATATTCTGGTAGGGCAGGACGTGCCCACGTTAACCGGTTCTACGCCGGGCTCAAACAATGAAAATCCCTTCCAGACCATTGACCGTACCGAAATTGGTATACGTTTGCGGGTCACACCGCAAATCAATGAAGGCGACTCAGTACAGCTGAAAATTGAACAGGAAGTTTCAAGCCTGGCAGGTGCTACTGCAGTAGACATTACCATTAATAAACGTGAATTGAATACGACGGTGCTGGCCCGTGATGGCGAAACCATTGTACTGGGTGGCCTGATCGACGAAGACGTACAGGAAAGTCTGTCTAAGGTTCCAATTCTGGGCGACATTCCTATTCTTGGACACTTATTTAAGTCCACCAGTGTGACCACCAGAAAACGTAACCTGATGATATTCATCCGACCTACCATCATTCGTGATGACTATCTTATGGACCAGTTAAGCAGTCGCAAATACAGCTATATCCGGGCGCAACAGATATCACAGCGCGAACAAGGGTTGTCACTGCGTCAGGACTCACGCATTCCGGTATTGCCAGAATGGGAAGAGCATAAGTTGTTACCACCAGGTTTCGAACCTTACCTGGAAGACGACCGTGTTGAAGAAGAGCCACCTGAACGGAATGAAGAACAGGATGAAGAACGGGATGAAGAGGAAGAGGAGTAA
- the gspC gene encoding type II secretion system protein GspC has product MLTIQSQIKDFITPARLRGSALALAATLAVLAVWWLAQLTWQLLTPTAAVVAGSYNQAPVAQVQTLEINSIKQLKLFGDREQEARAQSEQIDAPQTTLNISLVGLTASGNQLLSAAIIEQGGNQQTYIIGERIANSRATLEAVFSDRVILDNSGRREALYLEGRDGYEAQLQVQQSTPAPGRRETQSEVVNLEENEELSRALSAVRENPTELLEFINISPISSDGQITGYRLQPRQDSELFAAVGLQPGDIAIAINGYDLTDTAQAMAAMSEIQDAASAIVQVRRNDDIIDLELRVPSQQ; this is encoded by the coding sequence GTGCTAACAATACAATCACAGATTAAAGATTTTATCACGCCAGCGAGACTTCGGGGCAGTGCATTAGCACTGGCCGCCACTCTTGCTGTGCTAGCCGTATGGTGGCTGGCTCAGTTGACCTGGCAATTGCTGACGCCTACTGCTGCTGTGGTTGCGGGAAGTTATAATCAGGCGCCAGTAGCTCAGGTGCAGACGTTAGAAATTAACAGTATTAAACAATTGAAGCTGTTTGGTGACCGTGAACAAGAAGCACGAGCACAAAGCGAGCAAATAGACGCGCCACAGACCACTCTTAATATTAGCCTGGTGGGGCTGACTGCCAGCGGAAACCAGCTATTGTCTGCTGCTATCATTGAGCAGGGTGGTAATCAGCAAACTTATATTATCGGTGAGCGTATCGCGAATAGCCGCGCAACTTTGGAAGCTGTTTTTAGTGACCGGGTAATACTGGACAACAGTGGTCGGCGCGAAGCTCTTTATCTTGAAGGGCGTGATGGGTATGAAGCCCAGCTGCAGGTGCAGCAGTCGACTCCGGCGCCAGGACGACGGGAAACACAAAGTGAAGTTGTTAACCTGGAAGAGAATGAAGAATTAAGCAGAGCTCTGAGTGCGGTGCGGGAAAATCCGACTGAGCTGCTGGAGTTTATAAATATCTCCCCAATTAGTAGTGACGGACAGATTACGGGCTATCGTTTGCAGCCACGCCAGGATTCTGAGCTATTCGCTGCGGTTGGTTTACAGCCAGGCGATATAGCTATTGCTATTAACGGCTATGACCTGACGGATACCGCGCAGGCTATGGCGGCCATGAGCGAAATACAGGATGCGGCAAGCGCTATTGTGCAGGTCCGCCGCAATGACGACATAATTGATTTGGAACTTCGTGTTCCCAGCCAGCAGTAG
- the hslR gene encoding ribosome-associated heat shock protein Hsp15, whose product MSSESTNNIKVRLDKWLWAARFFKTRALARQAVQAGKISYNQQRSKPAKIVEIGATIVVPKGYDRIEVKVLQLSEQRRSAPEAQLLYEETAQSIKKREENATARKANAMYNPHPDGRPDKKQRRQLIKFKNR is encoded by the coding sequence ATGAGTTCTGAATCCACAAATAATATAAAAGTGAGACTTGATAAGTGGTTATGGGCTGCCCGCTTTTTCAAAACCAGAGCACTTGCGCGTCAGGCCGTTCAAGCAGGCAAAATAAGCTATAACCAACAACGTTCAAAACCCGCCAAAATAGTTGAAATCGGAGCTACTATTGTTGTTCCCAAAGGGTATGACCGTATAGAAGTAAAAGTGTTGCAACTTTCTGAACAACGACGCAGCGCTCCAGAGGCTCAGTTATTGTATGAAGAAACTGCGCAGAGCATCAAAAAGCGCGAAGAAAATGCTACAGCAAGGAAAGCTAATGCCATGTATAATCCCCACCCTGACGGGCGTCCGGATAAAAAACAGCGACGCCAGTTAATCAAATTTAAAAACCGATAG